One Nitrosopumilus piranensis genomic region harbors:
- a CDS encoding universal stress protein — MVIKTKRILVPLDGSKNSIRGLDMAIHVARQSQGVVVALTVKSVPGIYAIHPLGFLDFNSAKEAKKILDAAKLRAAKKGIKLIPKAMSGDPGYDIARFVNNKKNKIDLVVIGARGRSSAKKLFLGSVSNYVLHKSKKPVLIVK, encoded by the coding sequence ATGGTCATTAAGACAAAGAGAATTTTAGTGCCTCTTGATGGCTCAAAAAACTCTATTCGTGGTTTAGACATGGCCATACATGTTGCAAGACAATCTCAGGGAGTAGTTGTTGCTTTAACTGTAAAATCTGTGCCTGGAATATATGCCATTCATCCTTTGGGATTTTTAGATTTTAACTCTGCAAAGGAAGCAAAAAAAATTCTTGATGCTGCAAAACTAAGGGCTGCAAAAAAAGGAATTAAACTAATTCCTAAAGCAATGTCTGGAGATCCAGGATATGACATTGCACGATTTGTAAATAATAAAAAAAATAAAATTGATTTGGTTGTAATTGGGGCTCGCGGCAGAAGTTCTGCAAAGAAGCTTTTCTTAGGAAGTGTTTCTAACTATGTTTTACACAAATCAAAAAAGCCTGTACTTATTGTAAAATGA